Proteins from a single region of Thermotoga maritima MSB8:
- a CDS encoding ribose-phosphate pyrophosphokinase: MSFSNEMKVFSGNANRPLAEKIANYLNLQLGDCEVGRFADGEINVRINETVRGHDIFLIQPTSPPVNENLMELLIMIDAFKRASANTIAVVIPYYGYARQDRKAKGRDPISAKLVANLITVAGATRVLTVDLHAEQIQGFFDIPVDNLWSYPVFAEELLKRENIVPEETVVVSPDVGGVRRARRMAERLGTSLAILDKRRPSDNVAEVVNIIGEVEDKVVIMFDDIIDTAHSIVKGAEALKNAGAKRIIACATHGVFSDRALERIENSSIDTVYITDTIYHENLPEKVKVISVANLIGEAIMRIRKHLSVSTLFR, encoded by the coding sequence ATGTCTTTCTCAAACGAAATGAAAGTTTTTTCTGGGAACGCCAACAGACCTCTGGCTGAGAAGATAGCGAATTACCTCAACCTTCAACTCGGTGACTGTGAGGTCGGAAGATTCGCCGACGGAGAGATAAACGTCCGCATAAACGAAACAGTGAGGGGACACGATATCTTTCTCATTCAGCCCACCTCGCCTCCGGTGAACGAGAACCTCATGGAACTTCTCATAATGATCGACGCGTTCAAGCGGGCATCAGCCAACACCATCGCCGTCGTGATTCCCTACTACGGATACGCGAGACAGGATAGGAAGGCAAAGGGAAGGGATCCTATCAGTGCCAAGCTGGTTGCAAACCTCATCACCGTGGCTGGAGCAACCCGCGTTCTGACGGTGGATCTCCACGCGGAACAGATACAGGGGTTCTTCGACATTCCCGTTGACAATCTCTGGAGCTACCCCGTCTTCGCAGAGGAACTCCTCAAAAGAGAAAACATCGTCCCTGAGGAAACAGTGGTTGTGTCACCAGATGTTGGTGGTGTGAGAAGGGCAAGGAGAATGGCCGAAAGACTCGGGACATCGCTTGCAATTCTCGATAAAAGAAGACCAAGTGACAACGTCGCGGAAGTGGTCAACATAATAGGAGAAGTCGAAGATAAAGTGGTTATTATGTTCGATGATATAATAGATACTGCTCACTCTATAGTGAAGGGTGCAGAAGCACTGAAAAACGCGGGTGCAAAGAGGATCATAGCCTGTGCAACGCACGGTGTCTTTTCCGATAGAGCTCTGGAAAGAATAGAAAATTCCTCGATAGACACCGTATACATAACCGACACGATATATCACGAGAATCTTCCAGAAAAGGTTAAGGTGATCTCGGTAGCGAATCTCATAGGAGAAGCCATCATGCGAATAAGAAAACATCTGTCTGTGAGCACGCTCTTCAGATGA
- a CDS encoding glycoside hydrolase family 2 protein, with protein sequence MKRIDLNGFWSVRDNEGRFSFEGTVPGVVQADLVRKGLLPHPYVGMNEDLFKEIEDREWIYEREFEFKEDVKEGERVDLVFEGVDTLSDVYLNGVYLGSTEDMFIEYRFDVTNVLKEKNHLKVYIKSPIRVPKTLEQNYGVLGGPEDPIRGYIRKAQYSYGWDWGARIVTSGIWKPVYLEVYRARLQDSTAYLLELEGKDALVRVNGFVHGEGNLIVEVYVNGEKIGEFPVLEKNGEKLFDGVFHLKDVKLWYPWNVGKPYLYDFVFVLKDLNGEIYREEKKIGLRRVRIVQEPDEEGKTFIFEINGEKVFAKGANWIPSENILTWLKEEDYEKLVKMARSANMNMLRVWGGGIYEREIFYRLCDELGIMVWQDFMYACLEYPDHLPWFRKLANEEARKIVRKLRYHPSIVLWCGNNENNWGFDEWGNMARKVDGINLGNRLYLFDFPEICAEEDPSTPYWPSSPYGGEKANSEKEGDRHVWYVWSGWMNYENYEKDTGRFISEFGFQGAPHPETIEFFSKPEEREIFHPVMLKHNKQVEGQERLIRFIFGNFGKCKDFDSFVYLSQLNQAEAIKFGVEHWRSRKYKTAGALFWQFNDSWPVFSWSAVDYFKRPKALYYYARRFFAEVLPVLKKRDNKIELLVVSDLRETKEVSLRLAAYEKKGEKVFEKTYRTVLPADGVSLVDRVELPDDLFFFVEAEVDGVKYRNYRVFRKWRDLELPDPEISLEDMGELIELTAQRPAFGVKILSDEVPEDDFLFLEPGRSITLKKPDGVRGVKSLFDYLR encoded by the coding sequence GTGAAAAGAATCGACCTGAATGGTTTCTGGAGCGTTAGGGATAACGAAGGGAGATTTTCGTTTGAAGGGACTGTGCCAGGGGTTGTCCAGGCAGATCTGGTCAGAAAAGGTCTTCTTCCACACCCGTACGTTGGGATGAACGAAGATCTCTTCAAGGAAATAGAAGACAGAGAGTGGATCTACGAGAGGGAGTTCGAGTTCAAAGAAGATGTGAAAGAGGGGGAACGTGTCGATCTCGTTTTTGAGGGCGTCGACACGCTGTCGGATGTTTATCTGAACGGTGTTTACCTTGGAAGCACCGAAGACATGTTCATCGAGTATCGCTTCGATGTCACGAACGTGTTGAAAGAAAAGAATCACCTGAAGGTGTACATAAAATCTCCCATCAGAGTTCCGAAAACTCTCGAGCAGAACTACGGGGTCCTCGGCGGTCCTGAAGATCCCATCAGAGGATACATAAGAAAAGCCCAGTATTCGTACGGATGGGACTGGGGTGCCAGAATCGTTACAAGCGGTATTTGGAAACCCGTCTACCTCGAGGTGTACAGGGCACGTCTTCAGGATTCAACGGCTTATCTGTTGGAACTTGAGGGGAAAGATGCCCTTGTGAGGGTGAACGGTTTCGTACACGGGGAAGGAAATCTCATTGTGGAAGTTTATGTAAACGGTGAAAAGATAGGGGAGTTTCCTGTTCTTGAAAAGAACGGAGAAAAGCTCTTCGATGGAGTGTTCCACCTGAAAGATGTGAAACTATGGTATCCGTGGAACGTGGGGAAACCGTACCTGTACGATTTCGTTTTCGTGTTGAAAGACTTAAACGGAGAGATCTACAGAGAAGAAAAGAAAATCGGTTTGAGAAGAGTCAGAATCGTTCAGGAGCCCGATGAAGAAGGAAAAACTTTCATATTCGAAATCAACGGTGAGAAAGTCTTCGCTAAGGGTGCTAACTGGATTCCCTCAGAAAACATCCTCACGTGGTTGAAGGAGGAAGATTACGAAAAGCTCGTCAAAATGGCAAGGAGTGCCAATATGAACATGCTCAGGGTCTGGGGAGGAGGAATCTACGAGAGAGAGATCTTCTACAGACTCTGTGATGAACTCGGTATCATGGTGTGGCAGGATTTCATGTACGCGTGTCTTGAATATCCGGATCATCTTCCGTGGTTCAGAAAACTCGCGAACGAAGAGGCAAGAAAGATTGTGAGAAAACTCAGATACCATCCCTCCATTGTTCTCTGGTGCGGAAACAACGAAAACAACTGGGGATTCGATGAATGGGGAAATATGGCCAGAAAAGTGGATGGTATCAACCTCGGAAACAGGCTCTACCTCTTCGATTTTCCTGAGATTTGTGCCGAAGAAGACCCGTCCACTCCCTATTGGCCATCCAGTCCATACGGCGGTGAAAAAGCGAACAGCGAAAAGGAAGGAGACAGGCACGTCTGGTACGTGTGGAGTGGCTGGATGAACTACGAAAACTACGAAAAAGACACCGGAAGGTTCATCAGCGAGTTTGGATTTCAGGGTGCTCCCCATCCAGAGACGATAGAGTTCTTTTCAAAACCCGAGGAAAGAGAGATATTCCATCCCGTCATGCTGAAGCACAACAAACAGGTGGAAGGACAGGAAAGATTGATCAGGTTCATATTCGGAAATTTTGGAAAGTGTAAAGATTTCGACAGTTTTGTGTATCTGTCCCAGCTCAACCAGGCGGAGGCGATCAAGTTCGGTGTTGAACACTGGCGAAGCAGGAAGTACAAAACGGCCGGCGCTCTCTTCTGGCAGTTCAACGACAGCTGGCCGGTCTTCAGCTGGTCCGCAGTCGATTACTTCAAAAGGCCCAAAGCTCTCTACTACTATGCGAGAAGATTCTTCGCTGAAGTTCTACCCGTTTTGAAGAAGAGAGACAACAAAATAGAACTGCTGGTGGTGAGCGATCTGAGGGAGACAAAAGAAGTCTCTCTCAGGCTTGCAGCCTACGAGAAGAAGGGAGAAAAGGTATTCGAAAAGACTTACAGAACGGTACTCCCAGCAGACGGTGTGAGTTTGGTTGATAGAGTAGAGCTACCCGATGATCTTTTCTTCTTCGTCGAGGCAGAAGTGGATGGGGTTAAATACAGGAACTACAGGGTTTTCAGAAAGTGGCGCGATCTGGAACTTCCAGATCCAGAGATTTCGCTCGAGGATATGGGAGAGCTCATAGAGCTGACAGCGCAGAGGCCAGCTTTTGGTGTAAAGATTCTCTCTGATGAAGTACCCGAGGATGATTTTCTGTTCCTTGAACCAGGAAGGAGCATCACGCTAAAGAAACCAGATGGAGTGAGAGGAGTGAAATCTCTGTTCGATTACCTGAGATGA
- a CDS encoding UvrB/UvrC motif-containing protein: protein MKCLRCGHETSKSYKVDFDGVEKEIAYCQKCLMDVLKESVPLKNTPSPSEDSMEKKRHLSFDGEMVIFVETPLRILEEMFGKLWSDQEKENFENERKITFLERKLKEAIKNEDYRKANRLKQLILQIKNKTVK from the coding sequence ATGAAATGCTTGAGATGTGGCCATGAAACTTCAAAGTCATATAAAGTGGATTTCGACGGTGTGGAAAAAGAGATCGCATACTGTCAAAAGTGCTTGATGGATGTTTTAAAAGAGAGTGTCCCACTCAAAAACACTCCATCTCCCTCAGAGGACTCGATGGAAAAAAAAAGGCATCTTTCCTTCGATGGAGAAATGGTGATTTTTGTGGAGACACCTTTGAGAATTCTGGAGGAAATGTTCGGGAAGCTCTGGTCAGATCAGGAGAAGGAAAACTTTGAGAATGAAAGAAAAATCACTTTCCTCGAAAGAAAGCTAAAAGAGGCAATAAAAAACGAAGATTACAGAAAGGCCAATCGTTTAAAACAACTCATACTTCAAATCAAAAACAAAACAGTAAAATGA
- the lon gene encoding endopeptidase La yields MSKKSKDTEKSFKILEKYASQQEKELEIPDSLPCIPLRNGMGVFPNTVVPFYVGRTGSLIALEEAMEKYNRLLLVVNQKDPSVEIPEPEDLYKVGTVVKVLQIMKLPDDTFKVLVEGLERAQIEEFVSTDPFFLTKIKILKVKYRKTKKLEALMRSVKDKAVRYFNLTHRFPQETLVTLKEMQDPDKLADFVASILPVPLETKQELLETVHPLERLEKILSILVKEIEILEIEEEIEKKVKDRIEKTQREYVLREKLRAIKEELGVEEELEIKELYEKVEKGDYPDYVKEKAYKEIQRLEKMSPYSAEATVVRTYLDWLLNLPWNVATEDRLDIKEARKILDKNHYGLGEVKERILEYLVARKFSKNLKAPILCLVGPPGVGKTSLGRTIAEAMGRKFGRMSLGGLRDEAEIKGHRRTYVGALPGRIIQIIRRLGTKNPVILLDEVDKMGISFQGDPASALLEVLDPEQNKDFVDHYLEVPFDLSQVLFITTANVLHTIPPALRDRMEIIEIPGYSDPEKYHIARDYIIPKIARSYGLSKVMFTPGAIKKIIREYTKEAGVRNLERVIEKVIRKSLVKGEKKSFKITTKDVEELLGPPVFREEEILEEDTVGAVTGLAWTPVGGSVLIVESLLLPGRGNLILTGNMGDVMKESARIALSVVRKMCGEECREVFEKNDIHIHVPEGAVPKDGPSAGITITVALYSAVTGKKVRRDVAMTGEITLRGKILPVGGIKEKLLAAKRAGIKKVILPSRNRPDVEKIPKEYLNGMEIVYCSEIQEVLKEAIVR; encoded by the coding sequence TTGTCGAAAAAATCGAAAGATACCGAAAAGAGCTTCAAAATACTTGAGAAATACGCCAGTCAGCAGGAAAAAGAGCTGGAGATACCTGACAGCTTGCCGTGTATTCCTTTGAGAAACGGAATGGGAGTCTTTCCAAACACCGTTGTTCCTTTTTACGTGGGAAGGACCGGCTCTCTCATAGCGCTCGAAGAAGCCATGGAAAAGTACAACAGACTTCTTCTGGTGGTCAATCAGAAAGATCCATCCGTTGAGATACCAGAACCGGAAGATCTCTACAAAGTAGGAACGGTCGTGAAGGTGCTTCAGATAATGAAGCTTCCAGATGACACGTTCAAGGTGCTCGTGGAAGGGCTGGAGAGAGCTCAAATAGAGGAATTCGTCTCGACTGATCCTTTCTTCCTCACGAAGATAAAAATACTGAAGGTGAAATACAGAAAAACGAAGAAACTCGAAGCACTTATGAGAAGCGTCAAAGACAAGGCAGTCAGATATTTCAATCTGACCCACAGGTTCCCTCAGGAGACGCTCGTTACCCTTAAAGAAATGCAGGATCCGGACAAACTGGCAGACTTCGTTGCTTCGATTCTTCCTGTTCCTCTGGAGACGAAGCAGGAACTCCTCGAGACGGTTCATCCGCTTGAACGTCTCGAGAAGATACTCTCAATACTGGTGAAGGAAATCGAGATTCTCGAGATAGAAGAGGAAATTGAGAAAAAAGTGAAAGACAGAATAGAGAAGACCCAGAGAGAATACGTGCTCCGCGAAAAGCTCAGAGCTATAAAAGAAGAACTCGGAGTGGAAGAGGAGCTGGAGATCAAGGAACTCTACGAGAAGGTAGAAAAAGGTGATTACCCGGACTACGTGAAGGAAAAGGCCTACAAAGAGATTCAGAGGCTCGAGAAGATGTCGCCCTACAGCGCCGAGGCGACGGTTGTCAGGACCTATCTCGACTGGCTTCTGAACCTTCCCTGGAACGTTGCTACCGAGGATAGACTCGACATAAAAGAGGCGAGGAAGATCCTGGATAAGAACCATTACGGGCTCGGAGAAGTCAAGGAGAGAATACTGGAGTATCTCGTGGCCAGGAAGTTTTCAAAGAATCTCAAGGCTCCCATTCTCTGTCTTGTGGGGCCTCCAGGAGTGGGGAAGACGTCGCTAGGCAGAACCATAGCGGAAGCGATGGGAAGGAAGTTTGGAAGAATGTCCCTTGGAGGTCTCAGAGACGAGGCGGAAATAAAGGGACACAGACGCACTTATGTGGGTGCGCTTCCGGGAAGAATCATACAGATCATAAGAAGGCTGGGAACGAAGAATCCTGTTATTCTGCTCGACGAAGTGGACAAGATGGGGATCAGTTTTCAGGGTGATCCGGCGTCTGCTTTGCTCGAAGTTCTCGATCCCGAACAGAACAAGGATTTCGTCGATCACTATCTCGAAGTACCCTTCGATCTCTCTCAGGTGCTGTTCATTACAACTGCGAACGTGCTCCACACCATTCCTCCCGCACTGAGAGACAGAATGGAGATCATAGAGATACCCGGGTACTCGGATCCAGAGAAGTACCACATAGCCAGGGACTACATAATACCGAAGATTGCACGGTCTTATGGTCTGTCAAAGGTGATGTTTACTCCTGGAGCGATCAAAAAGATCATCAGGGAGTACACAAAAGAAGCGGGTGTGAGAAATCTCGAGAGAGTCATAGAAAAGGTGATAAGAAAAAGTCTTGTGAAGGGCGAGAAGAAGTCTTTCAAAATAACCACTAAAGATGTCGAAGAACTGCTCGGGCCTCCTGTTTTCAGGGAGGAGGAGATTTTGGAAGAAGACACAGTGGGAGCGGTCACAGGTCTTGCCTGGACTCCAGTTGGTGGAAGTGTTCTCATCGTAGAGAGTCTGCTGCTTCCAGGAAGAGGCAACCTCATTTTAACAGGAAACATGGGTGACGTGATGAAAGAATCTGCCAGAATAGCCCTCAGTGTGGTCAGGAAGATGTGTGGAGAAGAATGCAGAGAGGTCTTCGAGAAGAACGACATCCACATCCACGTTCCAGAAGGAGCCGTTCCAAAGGATGGCCCCTCCGCCGGCATAACGATCACAGTGGCCCTGTACTCTGCCGTCACCGGTAAAAAAGTCAGAAGGGATGTAGCCATGACGGGTGAGATCACGTTGAGGGGTAAAATACTCCCGGTGGGAGGGATAAAAGAGAAATTGCTCGCGGCAAAGAGAGCCGGCATAAAAAAAGTAATCCTTCCTTCGAGAAACAGACCAGACGTGGAAAAGATACCGAAGGAATATCTGAACGGGATGGAGATCGTTTACTGTAGTGAAATACAGGAAGTTCTCAAGGAGGCCATTGTGAGGTGA
- a CDS encoding 50S ribosomal protein L25, with the protein MVSLEARVREVKGKREARRLRRRGEVPAVVYGPATEPIPVKIKRSVLEKIFHTISEATPIQLIIKDDQGNTVAEKTVFLKMVQRDKVSETVVHLDFYEPTKGHRMRINVPLKVVGKPVGVEKGGFLEVFHEEIPVETDPDKVPQEIEVDVSSLDLGDVIHARDLKLPEGVKCLLEEEEAVVSVLVPKEVAIEEATEEEEEAAEPEVIKRKEEEEE; encoded by the coding sequence ATGGTAAGTCTGGAAGCAAGAGTGAGAGAAGTGAAGGGAAAAAGAGAAGCGAGGCGTCTCAGAAGAAGAGGAGAAGTACCAGCGGTAGTGTACGGACCAGCAACTGAACCTATACCCGTGAAAATCAAAAGATCGGTCCTCGAGAAGATATTCCACACCATATCCGAAGCAACTCCCATTCAATTGATAATCAAAGACGATCAGGGAAACACGGTGGCGGAAAAAACCGTGTTTCTCAAGATGGTTCAGAGGGACAAAGTCTCCGAAACGGTCGTTCACCTCGACTTCTATGAACCGACAAAGGGCCACAGAATGAGGATCAATGTGCCTCTCAAAGTTGTTGGAAAACCCGTCGGTGTTGAAAAGGGCGGATTCCTCGAAGTGTTCCATGAAGAGATACCTGTTGAAACCGATCCCGACAAAGTCCCACAGGAAATAGAAGTGGACGTTTCTTCTCTCGATCTCGGCGACGTGATTCATGCAAGAGATCTGAAACTCCCAGAAGGTGTCAAGTGCCTTCTCGAAGAAGAAGAGGCAGTTGTTTCCGTACTCGTTCCGAAAGAAGTGGCGATCGAAGAGGCCACGGAAGAAGAGGAAGAAGCTGCAGAACCTGAAGTTATAAAGAGAAAGGAAGAGGAAGAGGAATAA
- the tsaE gene encoding tRNA (adenosine(37)-N6)-threonylcarbamoyltransferase complex ATPase subunit type 1 TsaE, with protein MRHLRFENLTEEQLKRLAKILTENLKGGEVVILSGNLGAGKTTFVKGMIRAIGLDEKMVKSPTFTLMNVYPGLKTIYHLDLYRLQDTDFLSLDVEDILEDEDGIMVVEWGDLFDGFWPEDSIKVKIEIADESHRNVEILIPEEVNFLVEKIERYRKELQNT; from the coding sequence ATGAGACATTTACGGTTTGAAAATTTGACCGAAGAACAGTTGAAAAGACTCGCAAAAATTCTCACTGAGAATCTCAAGGGCGGAGAGGTGGTGATCCTCTCCGGAAATCTCGGAGCTGGAAAAACAACGTTTGTGAAGGGCATGATCAGAGCGATAGGTCTCGATGAAAAAATGGTGAAAAGTCCTACTTTCACCCTCATGAATGTTTATCCAGGTTTGAAAACAATATACCACCTCGATCTTTACAGACTTCAAGACACGGACTTTCTCAGTCTCGATGTTGAAGACATACTGGAGGACGAAGACGGAATCATGGTGGTAGAATGGGGAGATCTGTTCGATGGATTCTGGCCTGAGGACTCGATAAAGGTGAAGATAGAAATAGCGGACGAGAGTCACAGAAACGTGGAGATCCTTATACCCGAGGAGGTGAACTTTCTTGTCGAAAAAATCGAAAGATACCGAAAAGAGCTTCAAAATACTTGA
- the glmU gene encoding bifunctional UDP-N-acetylglucosamine diphosphorylase/glucosamine-1-phosphate N-acetyltransferase GlmU produces the protein MRALVLAAGKGTRMKSKIPKVLHPLSGRPMIEWVIETAGKVAQKVGVVLGFEAELVRKALPEWVDVFVQGEQLGTAHAVMCAKDFIEPGDDVLILYGDVPLISENTLKRMIEEHRKGADVTILVADLEDPSGYGRVIQDGDKYRIIEDTDLPEELKSVTTINTGFYVFSGDFLLRALPEIKNENAKGEYYLTDAVNFAEKVRVVRTDDLLEITGVNTRKTLVWLEEQLRMRKIEELLENGVTILDPATTYIHYSVEIGMDTVIYPMTFIEGKSRVGENCEIGPMTRIVDCEIGNNVKITRSECFKSVIEDDVSVGPFARLREGTILKKSSKIGNFVEIKKSTIGEGTKAQHLSYIGDAFVGKNVNVGAGTITCNYDGKKKNPTFIEDGAFIGSNSSLVAPVRIGKGALIGAGSVITEDVPPYSLGLGRARQVVKEGWVLKKRKEE, from the coding sequence ATGAGAGCCCTCGTTCTCGCAGCGGGAAAGGGTACGAGGATGAAATCAAAGATTCCAAAAGTGTTACACCCACTCTCTGGAAGGCCCATGATAGAGTGGGTGATCGAAACAGCTGGGAAAGTAGCGCAGAAAGTTGGTGTTGTCCTCGGTTTTGAAGCGGAATTGGTCAGAAAAGCTCTTCCGGAATGGGTAGATGTCTTCGTTCAGGGAGAACAGCTGGGCACCGCACACGCTGTGATGTGTGCAAAAGACTTCATCGAACCGGGAGATGACGTTTTGATCCTCTACGGGGACGTTCCTCTCATAAGCGAAAACACCTTGAAAAGAATGATCGAAGAACACAGAAAAGGTGCAGATGTGACCATCTTGGTGGCTGACCTCGAAGACCCATCCGGGTACGGTAGAGTCATACAAGACGGAGACAAATACAGAATAATAGAGGACACAGACCTGCCAGAAGAATTGAAGAGTGTAACAACAATCAACACCGGATTTTACGTGTTCTCCGGTGATTTTCTTTTAAGAGCACTCCCGGAGATAAAGAACGAGAACGCGAAAGGAGAGTACTATCTCACGGATGCGGTCAATTTCGCCGAAAAAGTGAGGGTTGTAAGAACGGACGATCTACTCGAAATAACGGGAGTGAACACCAGAAAGACTCTTGTCTGGCTCGAGGAACAGCTCAGAATGAGAAAAATAGAAGAGCTTTTGGAAAACGGTGTTACCATCTTAGATCCAGCCACCACCTACATTCACTACTCCGTCGAAATCGGCATGGACACGGTTATTTACCCCATGACTTTCATAGAAGGCAAGAGCCGTGTGGGAGAAAACTGCGAGATAGGACCCATGACGAGAATAGTCGACTGTGAGATAGGAAACAACGTGAAGATCACAAGATCTGAATGTTTCAAGAGTGTGATAGAAGACGATGTCTCCGTTGGTCCATTTGCGAGGCTGAGAGAAGGAACGATTTTGAAGAAATCTTCAAAAATTGGAAACTTCGTTGAAATCAAAAAAAGTACAATTGGAGAGGGAACCAAGGCTCAACACCTCAGTTACATAGGAGACGCGTTCGTCGGAAAAAATGTGAACGTAGGCGCAGGGACAATCACCTGTAATTACGATGGTAAGAAAAAGAATCCCACCTTCATTGAAGATGGAGCATTCATAGGAAGCAACTCATCTCTGGTGGCACCCGTTCGCATTGGGAAAGGAGCTCTGATAGGAGCGGGATCGGTGATAACAGAGGACGTTCCACCGTATTCCCTCGGTCTGGGTAGAGCGAGGCAGGTTGTGAAAGAAGGGTGGGTATTGAAAAAGAGAAAGGAGGAATGA
- a CDS encoding DUF72 domain-containing protein, giving the protein MVYVGTSGFSFEDWKGVVYPEHLKPSQFLKYYWAVLGFRIVELNFTYYTQPSWRSFVQMLRKTPPDFYFTVKTPGSVTHVLWKEGKDPKEDMENFTRQIEPLIEEQRLKMTLAQFPFSFKFSRKNVEYLEKLRESYPYELAVEFRHYSWDREETYEFLRNHGITFVVVDEPKLPGLFPYRPITTTDYAYFRFHGRNERWFEAEGEERYDYLYSEEELKTLFEDVVELSRRVKETYVFFNNCYKGQAAINALQFKKMLEERV; this is encoded by the coding sequence ATGGTTTACGTGGGAACGAGCGGTTTTTCCTTTGAAGATTGGAAGGGAGTGGTGTACCCCGAACATTTGAAACCTTCCCAGTTTCTGAAGTACTACTGGGCGGTGCTTGGATTCAGAATCGTGGAATTGAATTTCACTTATTACACACAACCATCGTGGCGCTCCTTTGTTCAGATGTTGAGAAAGACCCCTCCCGATTTCTATTTTACCGTAAAGACCCCAGGAAGCGTCACACACGTTCTCTGGAAAGAGGGAAAAGATCCGAAAGAGGACATGGAAAATTTCACACGTCAAATAGAGCCTCTAATAGAAGAACAAAGACTAAAGATGACTTTAGCACAGTTTCCATTTTCTTTCAAATTCTCCAGAAAAAACGTGGAGTATCTTGAAAAACTGAGAGAAAGCTACCCGTACGAACTCGCTGTGGAGTTCAGACACTACTCCTGGGACAGAGAAGAAACATATGAATTCTTGAGAAATCATGGTATAACCTTTGTAGTGGTGGACGAACCGAAGCTTCCCGGATTGTTCCCTTATCGACCCATAACAACAACTGATTACGCCTACTTCAGATTTCATGGAAGGAACGAAAGATGGTTCGAGGCCGAAGGGGAAGAAAGGTACGATTACCTCTACAGCGAGGAAGAACTGAAAACTCTTTTTGAAGATGTTGTAGAACTTTCACGAAGAGTGAAGGAAACTTATGTCTTCTTCAACAACTGTTACAAAGGTCAGGCGGCAATAAACGCCTTGCAGTTCAAGAAGATGCTGGAGGAGAGAGTGTGA
- the pth gene encoding aminoacyl-tRNA hydrolase, translating into MVVVGLGNPGPRYAFTRHNVGFLFLDFLKNKDWKTEKYFAWNKINLAGNEVALVKPLTYMNLSGLAMPHVLKFFSASLDDIIVVYDDVSLKLGKIRIRKKGSDGGHNGMKSIIQALGTQEIKRIRVGIGDKPEGMDLVNFVLGEFSDEEWIILNKVFEVMKEALEVILVEGIEKAMSIYNSLEVRA; encoded by the coding sequence ATGGTTGTTGTTGGTCTGGGGAATCCAGGCCCACGTTATGCCTTCACCCGGCATAACGTGGGTTTTCTGTTTCTGGACTTTTTGAAAAACAAAGACTGGAAAACTGAAAAATATTTCGCGTGGAACAAAATTAACCTGGCTGGAAATGAAGTGGCTCTGGTGAAACCATTGACCTATATGAACCTCAGCGGTTTGGCGATGCCCCACGTTTTGAAATTCTTCAGCGCCAGTCTGGATGATATAATAGTGGTGTACGATGACGTGAGTTTGAAACTCGGGAAGATCCGCATCAGGAAGAAAGGTTCCGACGGTGGGCACAACGGCATGAAATCCATTATACAGGCGCTTGGAACACAGGAGATAAAACGTATAAGGGTAGGAATAGGCGATAAACCAGAAGGAATGGATCTTGTAAATTTCGTGCTGGGAGAATTCTCAGACGAGGAGTGGATTATACTTAACAAAGTGTTTGAAGTAATGAAAGAAGCCCTTGAGGTGATTCTCGTCGAAGGAATAGAAAAAGCAATGTCTATCTACAATTCCTTAGAGGTGAGAGCATGA